From the genome of Gemmatimonadota bacterium, one region includes:
- a CDS encoding DUF3473 domain-containing protein, producing MLNAMTVDVEEWFQVSNFDALVDRSAWDSYPSRVVDSTRTLLSLLEMRDTRATFFVLGWVAERQPDLVAEIADAGHEVASHGYGHELVYRLSPEAFAEDLTRSLDALMRCGVASVEGYRAPSFSMDARTRWAWDVLAERGIKFDSSIYPVRHPRYGTPEFSRFPVTLRTPERQTVREFPLTTLRVLGNNVGASGGGYLRVFPPAIIRTAITQANRAGHPAVVYVHPWELDPAQPRLPVRGLGRVTHYTNLAATYDRLDDLLARFRFGTMTDALREAAGVEAPVVEVP from the coding sequence TTGCTGAACGCCATGACCGTGGATGTGGAGGAGTGGTTCCAGGTGTCGAACTTCGACGCGCTGGTGGATCGGTCGGCCTGGGACTCGTATCCGTCACGAGTCGTGGACTCCACGCGGACCTTGCTGTCACTGCTTGAGATGCGAGACACGCGGGCTACCTTCTTCGTGTTGGGTTGGGTGGCGGAGCGTCAGCCGGACCTTGTGGCGGAGATTGCCGATGCCGGGCATGAGGTGGCCAGCCACGGTTACGGGCACGAGTTGGTGTACCGCCTCTCGCCGGAGGCCTTTGCGGAAGATCTGACCCGCTCGCTGGATGCCCTGATGCGCTGTGGGGTCGCCAGCGTGGAAGGATACCGCGCGCCGAGTTTCAGCATGGATGCGCGAACCCGCTGGGCCTGGGATGTTCTGGCCGAGCGGGGGATCAAGTTCGATTCGAGTATCTACCCGGTGCGTCACCCGCGCTACGGGACGCCTGAGTTTTCGCGGTTCCCGGTCACTCTTCGCACGCCGGAAAGACAGACGGTGCGGGAGTTTCCGCTGACCACGCTCCGAGTGCTCGGCAACAATGTCGGAGCGAGCGGCGGCGGCTACCTTCGCGTGTTCCCCCCTGCGATCATCCGCACTGCCATCACGCAAGCGAATCGTGCGGGACATCCGGCGGTGGTGTATGTGCATCCATGGGAACTGGATCCTGCGCAGCCTCGTCTACCCGTGCGGGGCCTGGGAAGAGTGACGCACTACACGAACCTCGCCGCGACCTATGATCGACTGGACGATCTCCTTGCGCGCTTCCGGTTCGGTACGATGACCGACGCGCTCAGGGAAGCCGCTGGGGTGGAGGCTCCAGTCGTTGAGGTGCCATGA
- a CDS encoding exosortase/archaeosortase family protein: MMTDRVRVGVLLLSLVGLYGTLIPDLVGDWMRSGDYSHGFLIPVVSVWLLWDRREKVSAIPSRPFFPGALVVAGAVMQMLIGVASAELFLQRSSLVLFLIGWTLLVWGVPRLRALWFPFAYLLFMIPLPAVVWYAMAFPLQLLASQITATALTMAGMEAVRLGNVIQLPGCTLEVADACSGLRSLVALSALAALLAEGSLVPGRGPGRPVGRMMMFLAAVPVSIVANVLRVGFSAGVAAAWRTDVVSGGLHELLGLLLFVLAGGMLLALREGLAWVEETPRRWSQ; encoded by the coding sequence ATGATGACGGATCGGGTCCGGGTCGGAGTCCTTCTTCTCTCCCTTGTGGGACTCTATGGCACGCTGATTCCCGACCTGGTGGGTGACTGGATGCGGTCGGGGGATTATTCGCACGGGTTCCTCATTCCTGTTGTCAGCGTGTGGCTTCTCTGGGATCGACGGGAGAAGGTCTCCGCCATCCCCTCGCGTCCGTTCTTCCCGGGGGCGCTTGTTGTGGCCGGGGCCGTCATGCAGATGCTGATCGGTGTCGCGAGCGCGGAACTCTTCCTGCAGAGAAGTTCGCTGGTCCTGTTCCTGATCGGTTGGACGCTGTTGGTCTGGGGCGTGCCTCGCCTTCGTGCATTGTGGTTCCCGTTCGCGTATCTGCTCTTCATGATCCCTCTGCCTGCGGTGGTCTGGTACGCCATGGCATTCCCGCTGCAGTTGCTGGCATCGCAGATCACGGCGACGGCCTTGACGATGGCGGGCATGGAAGCCGTGCGCCTTGGGAATGTCATTCAGCTGCCGGGCTGCACGCTGGAGGTTGCCGACGCCTGCAGCGGGTTGCGGTCGCTGGTCGCGCTCTCCGCTCTGGCGGCGTTGCTGGCGGAGGGAAGTCTTGTGCCTGGACGAGGACCGGGGCGCCCTGTGGGGCGCATGATGATGTTCCTCGCGGCAGTTCCGGTGTCCATCGTGGCGAATGTGTTGCGTGTGGGTTTCTCTGCGGGAGTGGCGGCGGCATGGCGCACCGATGTGGTCAGCGGAGGCCTTCATGAGCTGTTGGGTTTGCTTCTTTTCGTGCTCGCCGGGGGAATGCTCCTGGCACTTCGGGAGGGACTCGCTTGGGTCGAAGAGACTCCGCGACGCTGGTCGCAATAG
- a CDS encoding EpsI family protein, whose protein sequence is MGRRDSATLVAIVLTLAGLFGAMRLRASSPVPSGGVDLEAISRGVGSFVSRDLDIPEDILNTLRSDEVLFREYRSSEGGEPVWLFVDYHASQKVGSQIHSPRHCYPGSGWTILTTSVEAFEQGERARLVLLRDKREMVTQYWYETRWGRCGRETDLKLALLRSALAGRSTDAALVRLSTRVGDGEASEDAWDRLSVLSGMLDESLAVSLPFEERQGG, encoded by the coding sequence TTGGGTCGAAGAGACTCCGCGACGCTGGTCGCAATAGTACTGACGCTGGCAGGGCTGTTCGGCGCGATGCGCCTTCGTGCCAGCTCTCCAGTCCCGTCGGGAGGGGTGGATCTGGAGGCGATTTCGCGTGGAGTGGGCTCGTTCGTCTCCAGAGACCTGGACATTCCAGAGGACATTCTGAACACGCTTCGCTCGGACGAGGTTCTCTTCCGCGAGTACCGATCTTCCGAGGGCGGAGAGCCTGTCTGGCTCTTTGTGGACTACCACGCAAGCCAGAAGGTGGGGTCGCAAATACACTCGCCCCGGCACTGCTATCCGGGTTCGGGCTGGACGATCCTGACGACGAGCGTGGAGGCGTTTGAGCAGGGGGAACGCGCGCGCCTTGTGCTGTTGCGGGACAAGCGTGAGATGGTGACGCAGTACTGGTACGAGACACGGTGGGGCCGATGCGGAAGGGAGACGGACCTGAAGCTCGCGCTGCTGCGGTCCGCACTGGCGGGTCGATCCACGGATGCGGCTCTCGTCCGTCTCTCTACCAGGGTGGGGGATGGAGAGGCCTCGGAGGATGCGTGGGATCGACTGTCGGTCCTGTCCGGAATGTTGGATGAGTCGCTTGCGGTCTCGCTGCCTTTTGAGGAGAGGCAAGGCGGGTGA
- a CDS encoding tetratricopeptide repeat protein, whose translation MRAHPEGPPPGSVFVSCWLAALAAARRPLVFLPFVPQVVVQGLTLLLLSQFYRGPLPDLVGGLFFSLGGERALHYPNAYDTLPRVFHRADLFINLALGVPCRGALIVLLPWAFRARSGEGAPRMSAVLGRLGPLWCVGFLPWAVAVFGVVMMDRLTTGVFYGSPRVLAATELALQALVILAEVLFAYAAAGVLLGRLTPLAALKRSAAMASRSFWTTLGFVSIPLVAVLALLTAAKRAVEVGAAPAPEASVWLSALSILFGVMASVCVTAVTTRRYLHEWGLEPSERKPGRGSLSGCGLALLALWTALPGCSGETAPEFERRFLAEREEWRARKAEAEPRAVSSGPVEAAARARQLHAEIEQKFGVEARPSGEDLANPDRRTRLLVAGRAGLRSAHLGLRAGEVAEAAEMFARVGEIYGFAEDLEYQAWMGEGIAWELLGDVRRALLTYARVLDKYPAVRAGVEGAPSQVNVDLLNLAVHRADLAKHTPALEGVDRIIVQERARLRGLLFGREGTRAGREVRWRLAEVHLVCGDWEDGASALEDLATEAGEGADRAQLLLEAGEAWLRSSDGLSGAERNALAAQMAGAGTEQGAEARLLLGRVLLAKGNAAGALSVLEDLLALGARLRAGREAEARYLRGQCLVALGRWEEAVPILEYVAKANPRSPYGILARSRSLKMRGTLTDRRGARRVAAETVELAALLPVRSAQKAGAVGWGPRDSYRQEQALWREVSRSLIGIANDWPGEPFAKLAMERGVRVARDLARDEDLAREILQTQEAMGETP comes from the coding sequence GTGAGAGCTCACCCGGAGGGCCCGCCGCCCGGAAGCGTGTTTGTATCGTGCTGGCTGGCGGCACTGGCGGCAGCGAGGAGGCCGCTTGTCTTCCTTCCGTTTGTGCCGCAAGTGGTCGTGCAGGGCCTGACTCTACTCCTGCTGTCCCAGTTCTATCGAGGGCCACTGCCGGACCTGGTCGGGGGGTTGTTCTTCTCTCTGGGTGGCGAGCGCGCGCTTCACTATCCCAACGCCTACGATACGCTTCCCCGTGTATTTCACCGGGCGGACCTGTTCATCAACCTGGCGCTGGGAGTCCCCTGCCGGGGTGCTTTGATAGTTCTCCTTCCCTGGGCGTTCCGCGCTCGGTCGGGAGAAGGCGCGCCACGCATGAGTGCGGTGCTTGGTCGGCTGGGGCCGTTGTGGTGCGTGGGCTTTCTGCCTTGGGCGGTGGCGGTGTTCGGTGTGGTGATGATGGATCGACTGACCACCGGCGTGTTCTACGGAAGCCCGCGGGTGCTGGCTGCCACGGAACTGGCATTGCAAGCGCTGGTCATCCTCGCGGAGGTCCTGTTCGCCTATGCAGCCGCCGGTGTGCTTCTGGGCCGACTCACCCCGCTGGCCGCGCTGAAGCGAAGCGCTGCAATGGCCTCGCGCAGCTTCTGGACGACACTGGGCTTTGTCAGCATTCCACTGGTGGCCGTGCTGGCCTTGCTCACAGCCGCGAAGCGAGCCGTGGAAGTGGGCGCTGCGCCGGCTCCGGAGGCGAGCGTCTGGCTGTCCGCGCTGTCGATCCTCTTCGGGGTGATGGCCTCCGTGTGCGTCACGGCGGTCACTACACGCCGTTACCTGCACGAATGGGGGCTTGAGCCTTCGGAGAGGAAGCCGGGGCGAGGCAGCCTGTCAGGATGCGGTCTGGCACTTCTCGCGTTGTGGACGGCGCTTCCAGGGTGCTCCGGCGAGACCGCCCCCGAGTTCGAGCGGCGCTTTCTCGCGGAGCGTGAAGAGTGGCGGGCAAGAAAGGCGGAGGCCGAGCCTCGGGCAGTTTCCTCCGGGCCGGTGGAGGCGGCAGCGAGAGCTCGACAACTCCATGCGGAGATTGAGCAGAAGTTCGGTGTGGAAGCGCGACCATCCGGAGAGGACCTGGCCAATCCGGACCGGAGGACACGCCTCCTTGTCGCGGGCCGGGCCGGACTTCGAAGCGCGCACCTGGGCCTTCGTGCCGGTGAAGTTGCGGAAGCTGCCGAGATGTTTGCGAGGGTGGGAGAGATCTACGGCTTTGCGGAAGACCTGGAGTATCAGGCATGGATGGGAGAAGGGATCGCCTGGGAACTGCTTGGTGATGTGAGGAGGGCGCTCCTGACCTATGCGAGGGTTCTCGACAAGTACCCTGCCGTTCGTGCCGGTGTCGAGGGTGCGCCTTCGCAGGTCAATGTCGATCTGTTGAACCTGGCCGTGCATCGCGCAGACTTGGCGAAGCACACTCCCGCACTGGAAGGAGTGGACCGGATCATCGTGCAGGAACGAGCCAGGCTGCGTGGTCTCCTTTTTGGCCGGGAGGGCACGCGCGCCGGACGGGAGGTTCGGTGGAGGCTGGCGGAGGTGCATCTGGTGTGTGGAGACTGGGAAGACGGAGCGAGCGCACTGGAGGATCTTGCCACGGAGGCCGGGGAAGGAGCGGATCGCGCTCAGCTGCTTCTGGAGGCAGGAGAGGCCTGGCTGCGAAGCTCCGACGGACTTTCCGGGGCGGAGCGGAACGCCCTCGCTGCTCAGATGGCGGGGGCCGGGACGGAACAGGGGGCGGAGGCCAGGCTGCTTCTCGGGCGGGTTCTCCTGGCCAAAGGAAACGCGGCGGGGGCGTTGAGTGTACTGGAGGATCTGCTGGCCCTGGGAGCTCGGCTGCGGGCTGGAAGGGAAGCCGAGGCGCGCTATCTTCGTGGGCAGTGTCTTGTCGCTCTCGGGCGCTGGGAGGAGGCCGTCCCCATCCTGGAGTATGTGGCGAAAGCGAACCCGCGCTCGCCGTATGGCATCCTTGCCCGCAGCCGTTCGCTGAAGATGCGCGGGACTCTGACGGACCGGAGGGGAGCGCGGCGCGTCGCTGCCGAGACCGTGGAACTGGCCGCTTTGCTGCCGGTGCGCTCCGCCCAAAAAGCCGGAGCTGTGGGGTGGGGGCCCAGGGATTCGTATCGGCAGGAACAAGCACTCTGGCGTGAGGTGTCCCGGTCGCTCATCGGGATTGCGAACGACTGGCCCGGCGAGCCATT